TAGGGCGCTGAATAAGGGCGCTTTGTTTTTGAACGGCAAAGAAATCACTCATTTGCCGCCGGAGCATAGATACCTGGGGTTTGCTTATCAGGACAGCCTGCTATATCCGTTTATGTCTGTGAAGGAAAACATTTTATTCGGCGCAAAGGCCAGGAAGATGGCCGGTGGTCCTGAAATATTGCGCCGGATGGAGCAGTTGGCTGCAGCAATGAATATTACCCATCTCCTTGACCGTTATCCAAGGTTTTTAAGCGGGGGAGAAAGGCAGCGCGTTTCACTGGCCAGGGCCATTCTGACCCGGCCTCCGCTCTTGTTGCTGGATGAGCCGCTTTCCGCGCTTGACCAGCAGACTCGTCATGCCATGCAGGAACTGCTGAGAGAAATACATCACACGGAAGGCATCGGCATTATTCACGTGACGCACGACTTTTCGGAAGCTTTGCAGCTTGGCAAGCGTATGCTCGTGCTGCATGACGGGCAGGTTGAACAGGAAGGAGAGCCGCTGGAAATCTTTTATCACCCGGCGACTGAATTTGTAGCAAAGTTTTTGCACGGGGAAAATCTGATTCCCGGCAGAGTCCTCAGGCAGGGTGGTGAACAGTGGTTTGAATACGGCGACGGTGATTTTCTGCTGGGGCCATTGCCAAAAAACTGCCTGACGGAAGGCTTAAGCGAGTCCGGCAAGCTTTCAACTTTATTGATCAGGTCAGGCAGCATTCGACTTAGCCGGGCTGCTGAAGGACCTGCTGCTGCAAACTGCTGGACTGCGCGAATCAAAAGCGTTATGATTGGTTCGACCCATGTTGATGTTTACTGCAACGGGAATGGCCGCTGGCAGGCCAGCCTGTCCCTGGCCGAATGGCAGGGACTTGACTTGCGCAGGGGGGAACAGGTTAGTCTGTCGGTTAGTCCGGAACATCTTCATGTCATTGCCCAATAACAAAGTTATTAAATAATTAGGGGGTTTTGGTGATGGAAGAGGGTAGAACAGGTTCTTTTTTTAGCCGCTTACAAAGAGAGTTTGCTCGGATGGTTGATGAATCTCAGCTCAGGCAGGCGGAGGTCAAAGTCAAGGCAGCGTTGTTAAGCCCGGAAGATGCCCTCGGAGCCACCAAGCGCCAGGACTACGTGCTGCTGAAAGGAAAAGAGCGATTGCTGCAGGCTACCGTTATGGGGTCGAAGGGACAAGCTTTTACCGGCGCACAGGGTGATTTCACCGGGACCCTGGAAGATGTGCTGGCGTTGCCGTTGACCGATGATTTTCAACGGGCCGTATATATCGCCACTCTTAACGCTGTTGCCTGCCATACC
This genomic interval from Pelotomaculum schinkii contains the following:
- a CDS encoding ABC transporter ATP-binding protein; translation: MSQDLLEVYNLTVNVGKFSLKDINFSMGPGDYVIILGPTGCGKTIFLESIAGLRALNKGALFLNGKEITHLPPEHRYLGFAYQDSLLYPFMSVKENILFGAKARKMAGGPEILRRMEQLAAAMNITHLLDRYPRFLSGGERQRVSLARAILTRPPLLLLDEPLSALDQQTRHAMQELLREIHHTEGIGIIHVTHDFSEALQLGKRMLVLHDGQVEQEGEPLEIFYHPATEFVAKFLHGENLIPGRVLRQGGEQWFEYGDGDFLLGPLPKNCLTEGLSESGKLSTLLIRSGSIRLSRAAEGPAAANCWTARIKSVMIGSTHVDVYCNGNGRWQASLSLAEWQGLDLRRGEQVSLSVSPEHLHVIAQ